In Streptomyces dangxiongensis, one DNA window encodes the following:
- a CDS encoding Ppx/GppA phosphatase family protein — MRLGVLDVGSNTVHLLVVDAHPGARPLPAHSHKADLRLAQLLDDSGAVGDEGVDRLIAVVRDALQAAEDKGVEDLLPFATSAVREATNADDVLTRVADETGVRLQVLAGAEEARLTFLAVRRWFGWSAGKLLVLDIGGGSLEIAYGMDEEPDTAVSLPLGAGRLTAGWLPGDPPAPEEVRALRRHVRTEIARHVGEFRRFGAPDHVVATSKTFKQLARIAGAARSAEGLYVQRELKRESLEAWVPRLAGMTTDQRAELPGVSEGRAGQLVAGALVAEAVMDLFGVESLEVCPWALREGVILRRLDHMGSA, encoded by the coding sequence ATGAGACTCGGTGTCCTGGACGTGGGTTCGAACACGGTGCATCTGCTGGTGGTGGACGCCCACCCCGGCGCGCGCCCGCTGCCCGCGCATTCGCACAAGGCCGACCTCCGGCTCGCCCAGCTCCTCGACGACAGCGGTGCCGTCGGCGACGAGGGCGTCGACAGGCTGATCGCCGTCGTACGGGACGCGCTCCAGGCCGCCGAGGACAAGGGCGTCGAGGACCTGCTGCCGTTCGCGACCTCCGCCGTCCGTGAGGCCACCAACGCCGACGACGTCCTCACGCGCGTGGCCGACGAGACCGGCGTACGCCTCCAGGTCCTCGCCGGCGCGGAGGAGGCCCGGCTCACCTTCCTCGCCGTACGCCGCTGGTTCGGCTGGTCCGCCGGAAAGCTGCTGGTCCTGGACATCGGCGGCGGTTCCCTGGAGATCGCCTACGGCATGGACGAGGAGCCGGACACGGCCGTCTCCCTGCCGCTGGGCGCCGGTCGTCTCACCGCCGGCTGGCTGCCCGGTGACCCGCCCGCTCCGGAGGAGGTCCGCGCCCTGCGCCGGCACGTCCGCACGGAGATCGCCCGCCACGTCGGTGAGTTCAGGCGCTTCGGCGCCCCCGACCACGTGGTCGCCACGTCCAAGACCTTCAAGCAGTTGGCCCGCATCGCCGGTGCCGCCCGCAGCGCCGAGGGCCTCTACGTCCAGCGTGAACTCAAGCGCGAGTCCCTGGAGGCCTGGGTCCCCCGCCTCGCCGGCATGACGACCGACCAGCGGGCGGAACTCCCCGGTGTCTCGGAGGGCAGGGCGGGCCAGCTCGTCGCGGGCGCCCTGGTGGCCGAGGCCGTGATGGACCTGTTCGGCGTGGAGAGCCTGGAGGTCTGCCCGTGGGCCCTGCGCGAGGGCGTGATCCTGCGGCGTCTGGACCACATGGGATCCGCGTAG
- a CDS encoding sugar phosphate isomerase/epimerase family protein — translation MTDVGEPTDVRIALSTASVYPESTATAFEIAARLGYDGVEVMVWTDPVSQDIEALRRLSDYHGIPVLAVHAPCLLITQRVWSTDPWTKLQRAQAAAEKLGASTVVVHPPFRWQRQYARDFVDGIWRMANETDVRFAVENMYPWRYRDREMLAYAPDWDVTNDDYRHFTIDLSHTATARTDALDMVGRMGDRLGHVHLADGRGSAKDEHLVPGRGTQPCAELLERLALTGFDGHVVIEVNTRRAMSGAEREADLAEALEFTRKHLASAAVRVPRG, via the coding sequence GTGACGGACGTGGGTGAACCAACGGACGTGCGCATCGCGCTGTCGACCGCCTCCGTCTACCCGGAGTCGACGGCGACGGCCTTCGAGATCGCCGCACGCCTCGGCTACGACGGTGTCGAGGTCATGGTGTGGACCGATCCGGTCAGTCAGGACATCGAGGCGCTGCGCCGCCTGTCGGACTACCACGGCATCCCGGTCCTGGCGGTCCACGCCCCCTGCCTGCTGATCACCCAGCGGGTCTGGTCGACCGACCCATGGACCAAGCTCCAGCGGGCCCAGGCGGCGGCGGAGAAGCTGGGGGCGTCCACCGTCGTCGTGCACCCGCCGTTCCGCTGGCAGCGGCAGTACGCCCGGGACTTCGTCGACGGGATCTGGCGGATGGCGAACGAGACGGACGTACGGTTCGCCGTCGAGAACATGTACCCGTGGCGCTACCGCGACCGCGAGATGCTCGCGTACGCCCCCGACTGGGACGTCACCAACGACGACTACCGGCACTTCACGATCGACCTCAGCCACACGGCGACGGCCCGTACCGACGCCCTGGACATGGTCGGCCGCATGGGAGACCGGCTCGGGCACGTGCACCTCGCCGACGGCCGCGGCTCCGCCAAGGACGAGCACCTGGTGCCCGGCCGCGGCACCCAGCCCTGCGCCGAGCTGCTGGAGCGCCTCGCGCTCACCGGCTTCGACGGGCACGTCGTGATCGAGGTCAACACCCGGCGGGCGATGTCCGGCGCCGAGCGCGAGGCCGACCTCGCCGAGGCCCTGGAGTTCACGCGCAAGCACCTGGCCTCGGCGGCCGTACGGGTGCCCCGGGGATGA
- the ilvD gene encoding dihydroxy-acid dehydratase — MPELRSRTVTHGRNMAGARALMRASGVPGADIGRKPIIAVANSFTEFVPGHTHLQPVGRIVSEAITKAGGIPREFNTIAVDDGIAMGHGGMLYSLPSRDLIADSVEYMVEAHCADALVCISNCDKITPGMLMAALRLNIPTVFVSGGPMESGRATLVDGTVRTLDLVDAISDAVNDKISDEDILRIEENACPTCGSCSGMFTANSMNCLTEAIGLSLPGNGSVLATHTARKRLYVDAARTVMDITRRYYEQDDDTVLPRNVATFQAFENAMALDIAMGGSTNTILHLLAAAQEAGVPFGLEEIDAVSRRVPCLAKVAPNVAKNRTYYMEDVHRAGGIPALLGELHRAGQLNEDVHAVHSPSLADWLKTWDVRAGSPSTEAVELWHAAPGCVRSAEAFSQSERWEALDDDAENGCIRSAEHAYSKDGGLAVLRGNLAVDGCVVKTAGVDESIWTFEGPAVVCESQEEAVQRILTQEVKDGDVVVIRYEGPKGGPGMQEMLYPTSYLKGRGLGKTCALITDGRFSGGTSGLSIGHASPEAASGGTIALVQDGDRIRIDIPGRTIELLVDEAELARREQALNGVYAPRNRDRKVSAALRAYAAMATSADRGAVRDVSRLG; from the coding sequence ATGCCCGAGCTGAGGTCCCGCACAGTCACCCACGGACGCAACATGGCGGGCGCCCGCGCCCTTATGCGCGCTTCGGGTGTACCCGGTGCGGACATCGGCCGGAAGCCGATCATCGCCGTGGCCAACTCCTTCACCGAGTTCGTGCCGGGCCACACCCACCTCCAGCCGGTCGGCCGGATCGTCAGCGAGGCGATCACAAAGGCCGGCGGCATCCCGCGCGAGTTCAACACGATCGCCGTGGACGACGGCATCGCCATGGGCCACGGCGGCATGCTCTACTCGCTGCCCTCCCGCGACCTGATCGCCGACTCCGTCGAGTACATGGTCGAGGCCCACTGCGCCGACGCCCTGGTCTGCATCTCCAACTGCGACAAGATCACCCCGGGCATGCTCATGGCGGCGCTGCGCCTGAACATCCCGACGGTCTTCGTCTCCGGCGGCCCGATGGAGTCCGGCCGCGCCACCCTCGTGGACGGCACGGTCCGCACGCTCGACCTGGTCGACGCGATCTCCGACGCCGTCAACGACAAGATCTCCGACGAGGACATCCTCCGGATCGAGGAGAACGCCTGCCCGACCTGCGGCAGTTGTTCCGGCATGTTCACCGCCAACTCGATGAACTGCCTCACCGAGGCCATCGGCCTCTCCCTCCCCGGCAACGGCTCGGTCCTGGCCACCCACACCGCGCGCAAGCGGCTCTACGTCGACGCGGCCCGCACGGTCATGGACATCACCCGCCGCTACTACGAGCAGGACGACGACACGGTCCTGCCCCGTAACGTCGCCACCTTCCAGGCCTTCGAGAACGCCATGGCCCTGGATATCGCGATGGGCGGCTCCACCAACACGATCCTGCACCTGCTGGCCGCCGCCCAGGAGGCGGGCGTCCCCTTCGGCCTGGAGGAGATCGACGCCGTCTCGCGCCGCGTCCCCTGCCTGGCGAAGGTCGCCCCGAACGTCGCGAAGAACCGCACGTACTACATGGAGGACGTGCACCGCGCCGGCGGCATCCCCGCCCTGCTCGGCGAACTGCACCGCGCCGGCCAGCTCAACGAGGACGTCCACGCCGTCCACAGCCCGTCCCTCGCCGACTGGCTGAAGACCTGGGACGTCCGCGCCGGCTCCCCGTCCACCGAGGCGGTCGAGCTGTGGCACGCGGCCCCCGGCTGCGTCCGCTCCGCCGAGGCCTTCTCCCAGTCGGAGCGCTGGGAGGCCCTGGACGACGACGCCGAGAACGGCTGCATCCGCTCCGCCGAGCACGCGTACTCCAAGGACGGCGGCCTCGCGGTCCTGCGGGGCAACCTCGCCGTCGACGGCTGCGTGGTCAAGACCGCCGGCGTCGACGAGTCGATCTGGACCTTCGAGGGCCCGGCGGTCGTCTGCGAGTCCCAGGAGGAGGCCGTCCAGCGGATCCTCACCCAGGAGGTCAAGGACGGCGACGTCGTCGTCATCCGCTACGAGGGCCCCAAGGGCGGCCCCGGCATGCAGGAGATGCTCTATCCGACCTCGTACCTGAAGGGCCGCGGCCTCGGTAAGACCTGCGCCCTGATCACCGACGGCCGGTTCTCCGGCGGCACCTCCGGCCTGTCCATCGGCCACGCCTCCCCCGAGGCGGCCTCCGGCGGCACGATCGCCCTCGTCCAGGACGGCGACCGCATCCGCATCGACATCCCGGGCCGCACCATCGAACTGCTGGTGGACGAGGCGGAGCTGGCCCGCCGCGAGCAGGCGCTGAACGGCGTGTACGCCCCGAGGAACCGCGACCGCAAGGTCTCCGCCGCCCTGCGCGCCTACGCCGCGATGGCGACGAGCGCGGACAGGGGCGCGGTGCGGGACGTGTCCCGGCTGGGCTGA
- a CDS encoding BACON domain-containing protein encodes MSSSPETTTRTAGAHRAQRESRESRDSHEARGARREAREAREARDRAAARALAQRTPACHEPYLDGLFTYCLSVLCDHDAATAALGDVLALAERRAHRVPEAAGDHRAWLYALARWACLRKLAEAKQRRQATHAAGRAGGGRGTGNGGTEPAVAPEDQERRRRELALLAWPEAAGTTPEQREALELAVRHHLAAAEVAAVLGMEPAAARELLASAACEVERTGAALAVVQAGGCPSVAHLTGDSQMVLSAAVRRELVRHVDDCPRCRRTAERTAPGRWPGATVTPAELPVLEAPRADLRTALAHHPRARGAAVPRFDRRGFPMDPKDRAARRDRLRARAVTTTVVATVVAAPVLALWAAYRGGAVGDDDGRSATAHEAQGPDVLGNDPAGGYQNAGNASGKPGARHGKGGKADVSVEVVSVGGADGEGAGRLSVGAANDGDTTLITLTASGASEVRWSVSTPAAWLYFSRSSGTLRPGQTFTIKVYVDQLREPSGHWHAQVAVAPAGAVVSIDGYGSAPSRPAPRPSATPPSAPPSTPPTEPPTTQSPPPHGPDPHPDHPTPHRPHAPDSHPDRHGPPEPDGHVDPGGRRSRPGDAWNRGQGGPRRSGAERSEREPGRGGPGHPRRPGARGGPWPRAGPWHVWAAVATGGGSAGWGARRGSCDASRCSHSSTRRS; translated from the coding sequence ATGAGCAGCAGTCCGGAGACCACCACCCGCACGGCCGGCGCGCACCGGGCGCAGCGAGAGTCGCGTGAGTCACGTGACTCGCATGAGGCGCGGGGAGCGCGACGCGAGGCGCGGGAGGCACGAGAGGCGCGTGACCGCGCCGCGGCGCGCGCCCTCGCGCAGCGCACGCCGGCGTGTCACGAGCCGTATCTGGACGGTCTGTTCACCTACTGCCTGTCCGTCCTGTGCGACCACGACGCGGCCACCGCCGCCCTCGGCGACGTCCTCGCCCTGGCCGAGCGGCGCGCGCACCGGGTCCCCGAGGCCGCCGGCGACCACAGGGCCTGGCTGTACGCGCTGGCCCGCTGGGCGTGCCTGCGCAAGCTGGCCGAGGCCAAGCAGAGACGTCAGGCCACGCACGCGGCGGGCCGCGCCGGGGGCGGGAGGGGAACCGGGAACGGCGGCACCGAACCGGCCGTCGCGCCGGAGGACCAGGAGCGGCGGCGCCGCGAGCTGGCCCTGCTGGCCTGGCCGGAGGCGGCCGGCACCACCCCCGAGCAGCGCGAGGCACTGGAACTCGCCGTCCGTCACCACCTCGCCGCCGCCGAGGTGGCCGCCGTCCTCGGCATGGAACCGGCCGCCGCGCGCGAGCTGCTCGCCTCCGCGGCCTGCGAGGTCGAGCGCACCGGCGCGGCCCTGGCCGTGGTCCAGGCCGGCGGCTGCCCGAGCGTGGCCCACCTCACCGGCGACAGCCAGATGGTGCTCAGCGCGGCCGTACGGCGCGAGCTGGTCCGGCACGTCGACGACTGTCCGCGCTGCCGCCGCACCGCCGAGCGCACCGCCCCCGGCCGCTGGCCCGGCGCCACGGTCACCCCGGCCGAGCTGCCCGTCCTGGAGGCCCCGCGCGCGGATCTCCGCACGGCCCTCGCGCACCACCCACGCGCGCGGGGCGCGGCCGTACCGCGTTTCGACCGGCGCGGCTTCCCCATGGACCCCAAGGACCGCGCGGCCCGCCGCGACCGCCTCCGCGCGCGTGCCGTCACCACGACGGTGGTCGCCACGGTCGTGGCCGCGCCCGTCCTCGCCCTCTGGGCCGCCTACCGGGGCGGGGCCGTCGGGGACGACGACGGCCGCTCCGCGACCGCGCACGAGGCCCAGGGACCCGACGTGCTCGGCAACGACCCGGCCGGCGGCTACCAGAACGCGGGCAACGCCAGCGGTAAGCCGGGCGCCCGGCACGGCAAGGGCGGCAAGGCGGACGTCTCCGTGGAGGTCGTCAGCGTCGGCGGGGCGGACGGCGAGGGCGCCGGCCGGCTCTCGGTCGGCGCCGCCAACGACGGCGACACGACCCTGATCACCCTCACAGCCTCCGGCGCCTCCGAGGTCCGCTGGTCGGTGTCCACGCCGGCCGCCTGGCTCTACTTCAGCCGGTCCTCGGGAACCCTCCGGCCGGGCCAGACGTTCACGATCAAGGTGTACGTCGACCAACTGCGCGAGCCGTCCGGCCACTGGCACGCGCAGGTGGCGGTGGCCCCGGCGGGCGCGGTGGTCTCCATCGACGGCTACGGCTCGGCACCGAGCCGTCCGGCACCCCGGCCGTCCGCCACGCCCCCCTCGGCCCCGCCGAGCACACCTCCCACCGAGCCGCCCACGACCCAGTCCCCACCCCCCCACGGACCCGACCCCCACCCCGACCACCCCACCCCCCACCGACCCCACGCCCCCGACTCCCACCCCGACCGACACGGACCCCCCGAGCCCGACGGACACGTAGACCCCGGGGGACGACGGAGCCGTCCGGGGGACGCGTGGAACCGCGGCCAGGGTGGTCCGAGGCGGAGCGGGGCAGAGCGGTCGGAGAGGGAGCCGGGCAGAGGCGGCCCGGGGCACCCGAGGCGGCCCGGGGCCCGAGGCGGACCGTGGCCCCGGGCCGGGCCATGGCACGTGTGGGCCGCGGTCGCTACCGGGGGTGGGTCGGCCGGGTGGGGAGCCAGGAGGGGAAGTTGCGACGCCAGTCGCTGTTCGCACAGCTCGACCAGGCGGTCGTAG
- a CDS encoding serine/threonine-protein kinase, translating into MAPQRNIGASAEAELPEYAGHYRLESRLGSGGMGVVHLARSTSGMKLAVKVVHAELARDPEFRGRFRQEVAAARKVSGAFTAPVVDADPQAARPWMATLFIPGPTLSEQVKRKGPMTAPQLRRLMAGLAEALRDIHRVGVVHRDLKPSNVLLAEDGPKVIDFGISRPADSELRTETGKLIGTPPFMAPEQFRRPREVGPAADVFALGSVLVHAATGQGPFDSDSPYVVAYQVVHDEPDLTGVPDSLAPLVLRCLAKEPADRPTPDELMRELRSVAASYDTQAFIPGQRTGEDGPAPVAPERPEPAERRPARRPLRRTLRRPGRRAGRRVVLGAGAAALVLVGGLAAAWGSSGDDGTPRVGGASARAAGSRAWTVRPVPAGEGMPQCAYGAGKLLCARPGVVFALSPDDGRLLWRRSVDTRSTSGPPVVSGGLVQPYTDGGSRLAGLDPATGRDVWQRHLPAGTTVRYAGDTALLTGADGAVTGVDGATGATRWHGAVPGRGVPSFVTFPGGSGAGSGPAYATRTSADGTRTQVTAVDPDTGRVRWDVRLKGWLKPFAAQADGSVFFLDVDSGYGARAIVCYTPGNRSTRRVALPTVLAGAHASVRGDVVHVLATGGSLDAVDMGSGRHLWHLETSVSRGSVPVARGGTVYVTGSDGRLLAVDARTGALTGQTPARLGSHSAEVMSTPPAPVSVGRDGRVCATAPDGTVFTVDGRSPGTW; encoded by the coding sequence ATGGCGCCACAGCGCAACATCGGGGCGAGCGCGGAAGCGGAACTTCCCGAATACGCCGGTCACTACCGTCTGGAGTCCCGTCTGGGCTCCGGCGGCATGGGCGTGGTGCACCTGGCCCGCAGCACCTCGGGCATGAAGCTCGCGGTGAAGGTCGTACACGCCGAGTTAGCACGGGATCCCGAGTTCAGGGGCCGTTTCCGGCAGGAGGTGGCCGCCGCGCGGAAGGTCAGCGGTGCCTTCACCGCGCCCGTCGTGGACGCGGATCCACAGGCCGCGCGGCCGTGGATGGCCACGCTGTTCATTCCGGGGCCGACCCTGTCCGAACAGGTGAAGCGGAAGGGTCCGATGACCGCGCCGCAGTTGCGCCGGCTGATGGCCGGGCTCGCCGAGGCGCTGCGGGACATCCACCGGGTGGGGGTCGTGCACCGGGACCTGAAGCCCAGCAACGTGCTGCTCGCGGAGGACGGGCCGAAGGTCATCGACTTCGGCATCTCCCGGCCGGCCGACAGCGAACTGCGCACCGAGACGGGGAAGTTGATCGGCACGCCACCGTTCATGGCGCCCGAGCAGTTCCGGCGTCCGCGGGAGGTGGGGCCGGCGGCCGACGTCTTCGCGCTCGGATCGGTCCTGGTGCACGCGGCCACCGGGCAGGGGCCGTTCGACTCGGACAGTCCGTACGTCGTCGCCTACCAGGTGGTCCATGACGAGCCGGACCTGACGGGCGTACCGGACAGTCTGGCGCCGTTGGTGCTGCGTTGCCTCGCCAAGGAGCCCGCGGACCGGCCCACGCCGGATGAGCTGATGCGGGAGCTGCGCTCGGTGGCGGCCTCGTACGACACACAGGCGTTCATACCGGGGCAGCGCACGGGCGAGGACGGGCCCGCTCCGGTGGCGCCTGAACGTCCCGAGCCGGCCGAACGGCGACCGGCACGGCGACCGCTGCGGCGCACGCTGCGGCGACCGGGCCGACGAGCAGGCCGACGGGTGGTGCTGGGGGCCGGCGCTGCGGCGTTGGTGCTGGTGGGTGGCCTCGCCGCGGCGTGGGGATCCAGCGGGGATGACGGGACGCCGAGGGTCGGCGGTGCGTCGGCCCGGGCGGCCGGCTCCCGCGCCTGGACGGTCCGGCCGGTGCCCGCGGGAGAAGGCATGCCGCAGTGCGCGTACGGGGCGGGGAAGTTGCTGTGCGCGCGGCCGGGTGTCGTCTTCGCGCTCTCCCCGGACGACGGCAGGCTGCTGTGGCGGCGCTCCGTCGACACCCGGTCCACGAGCGGGCCGCCGGTCGTCTCCGGTGGCCTGGTGCAGCCGTACACCGACGGCGGCTCGCGGCTCGCCGGGCTCGATCCGGCCACGGGCAGGGACGTCTGGCAGCGGCACCTGCCCGCGGGCACGACGGTGCGGTACGCCGGTGACACCGCCCTGCTCACCGGTGCCGACGGCGCGGTCACCGGCGTGGACGGCGCGACCGGCGCCACGCGCTGGCACGGTGCGGTTCCCGGCCGGGGTGTGCCGTCCTTCGTGACCTTCCCCGGCGGATCCGGTGCGGGAAGCGGGCCGGCGTACGCGACGCGGACGTCCGCCGACGGCACGAGGACGCAGGTGACCGCCGTGGACCCGGACACGGGGCGGGTGCGGTGGGACGTCCGGCTGAAGGGGTGGCTGAAACCGTTCGCGGCCCAGGCCGACGGCTCCGTGTTCTTCCTGGATGTCGACAGCGGTTACGGCGCCCGGGCGATCGTCTGCTACACCCCCGGGAACCGGTCGACGCGGCGCGTGGCGCTCCCCACCGTGCTCGCCGGCGCGCACGCGAGTGTCCGGGGGGACGTGGTCCATGTGCTGGCCACCGGTGGTTCCCTCGACGCCGTGGACATGGGGTCGGGCCGGCACCTGTGGCATCTGGAGACGTCGGTGAGCCGCGGTTCGGTGCCCGTCGCCCGGGGCGGGACCGTGTACGTCACCGGGAGCGACGGCCGGCTGCTCGCGGTCGACGCCCGCACGGGCGCGCTGACCGGGCAGACGCCCGCCCGGCTGGGCTCGCACTCCGCCGAGGTCATGAGCACGCCGCCCGCTCCGGTGAGCGTCGGCCGGGACGGGCGGGTCTGCGCCACCGCGCCCGACGGCACCGTCTTCACCGTGGACGGCCGCTCCCCCGGGACCTGGTGA
- a CDS encoding TetR/AcrR family transcriptional regulator, which translates to MNGTTPRRRGRPPRTEAAGTRDRILTAAREEFSARGYEKTSVRGIAKAAGVDPALVHHYFGSKEQVFEAAVEVAFAPALNASDAVADGPPDGVGERLTRFVLGVWENPATRTPLLAIVRSAVNNDTAAAVFRRLIAAQLMRRIAAPLDLPDAELRAELAAAQLVGTAMLRYVIRLEPLASADLEQLVARLAPVVQHHLTAA; encoded by the coding sequence ATGAACGGGACCACCCCCCGCCGCCGTGGCCGCCCTCCGCGCACCGAGGCCGCCGGCACCCGCGACCGCATCCTGACAGCCGCCCGCGAGGAGTTCTCCGCGCGCGGCTACGAGAAGACGTCCGTCCGCGGCATCGCCAAGGCGGCCGGTGTGGACCCGGCGCTCGTCCACCACTACTTCGGCAGCAAGGAGCAGGTCTTCGAGGCGGCCGTGGAGGTGGCCTTCGCCCCCGCCCTGAACGCGTCGGACGCGGTGGCCGACGGCCCGCCGGACGGCGTCGGGGAACGGCTGACCCGCTTCGTCCTCGGTGTGTGGGAGAACCCCGCGACCCGTACCCCGCTGCTGGCGATCGTGCGCTCGGCCGTCAACAACGACACCGCCGCCGCCGTCTTCCGCCGCCTGATCGCCGCCCAGTTGATGCGCCGCATCGCCGCCCCGCTGGACCTGCCGGACGCCGAGCTGCGCGCCGAGCTGGCGGCGGCGCAGTTGGTGGGGACCGCGATGCTGCGGTACGTGATCAGGCTGGAGCCCCTGGCCTCCGCGGACCTGGAGCAGCTCGTCGCGCGGCTGGCACCGGTCGTACAGCACCACCTGACGGCCGCCTGA
- the radA gene encoding DNA repair protein RadA, whose amino-acid sequence MAARTKTTKDRPSYRCTECGWQTAKWLGRCPECQTWGTVEEYGAPAVRTTAPGRVTTSALPIGQVDGRQATARSSGVPELDRVLGGGLVPGAVVLLAGEPGVGKSTLLLDVAAKAASAEHRTLYVTGEESASQVRLRADRIGALDDHLYLTAETDLSAVLGHLDELKPSLLVLDSVQTVASPEIEGAPGGMAQVREVAGALIRASKERGMSTLLVGHVTKDGAIAGPRLLEHLVDVVLHFEGDRHARLRLVRGVKNRYGATDEVGCFELHDEGITGLTDPSGLFLTRRAEPVPGTCLTVTLEGRRPLVAEVQALTVDSQIPSPRRTTSGLETSRVSMMLAVLEQRGRISALGKRDIYSATVGGVKLSEPAADLAIALALASAASDTPLPKNLVAIGEVGLAGEVRRVTGVQRRLSEAHRLGFTHALVPTDPGKVPEGMKVVEVADMGDALRVLPRSRRREAPREAEERR is encoded by the coding sequence ATGGCTGCCCGTACCAAGACCACCAAGGACCGCCCGTCCTACCGCTGCACCGAGTGCGGCTGGCAGACGGCCAAGTGGCTCGGCCGCTGCCCCGAGTGCCAGACGTGGGGCACGGTCGAGGAGTACGGCGCGCCCGCGGTCCGGACGACCGCGCCGGGCCGGGTCACCACCTCCGCGCTGCCCATCGGCCAGGTCGACGGCCGGCAGGCCACCGCCCGCTCGAGCGGTGTGCCCGAGCTGGACCGGGTGCTCGGCGGCGGCCTCGTCCCCGGCGCGGTCGTGCTGCTCGCCGGCGAGCCGGGCGTCGGCAAGTCCACCCTGCTGCTGGACGTGGCCGCCAAGGCCGCGAGCGCCGAGCACCGCACCCTCTATGTGACCGGTGAGGAGTCGGCGAGCCAGGTGCGGCTGCGTGCCGACCGCATCGGTGCGCTCGACGACCACCTGTATCTGACCGCGGAGACCGACCTGTCCGCCGTCCTCGGCCATCTGGACGAGCTGAAGCCGTCCCTGCTCGTCCTCGACTCGGTGCAGACGGTCGCCTCCCCGGAGATCGAGGGAGCGCCCGGCGGCATGGCCCAGGTCCGGGAGGTCGCCGGTGCCCTGATCCGGGCCTCCAAGGAGCGCGGTATGTCCACCCTGCTCGTGGGACACGTCACCAAGGACGGCGCCATCGCCGGCCCCCGCCTCCTCGAACACCTGGTGGACGTCGTCCTGCACTTCGAGGGCGACCGGCACGCGCGCCTGCGCCTGGTCCGCGGGGTGAAGAACCGCTACGGAGCGACGGACGAGGTGGGCTGCTTCGAGCTGCACGACGAGGGCATCACGGGCCTCACCGACCCGAGCGGCCTGTTCCTGACCCGCCGGGCCGAGCCGGTCCCGGGCACCTGCCTGACTGTCACCCTGGAGGGCCGGCGCCCGCTGGTGGCCGAGGTGCAGGCGCTGACCGTCGACTCACAGATCCCCTCCCCGCGCCGGACGACGTCCGGCCTGGAGACCTCGCGGGTGTCGATGATGCTGGCCGTCCTGGAACAGCGCGGCCGGATCAGCGCCCTCGGCAAGCGGGACATCTACTCGGCGACGGTCGGCGGCGTGAAGCTGTCGGAGCCGGCCGCCGACCTCGCCATCGCGCTCGCCCTCGCCTCCGCCGCCAGTGACACCCCGCTGCCGAAGAACCTGGTCGCCATCGGCGAGGTCGGGCTCGCGGGTGAGGTCAGAAGGGTCACGGGCGTGCAGCGCAGGCTCTCCGAGGCGCACCGGCTGGGCTTCACGCACGCGCTCGTACCGACCGATCCCGGCAAGGTCCCGGAGGGCATGAAGGTCGTGGAGGTGGCCGACATGGGAGACGCGCTGCGGGTGCTGCCGCGCTCGCGTCGCCGAGAGGCCCCACGGGAGGCGGAGGAGCGCCGGTAG